A genome region from Taeniopygia guttata chromosome 5, bTaeGut7.mat, whole genome shotgun sequence includes the following:
- the ZFYVE1 gene encoding zinc finger FYVE domain-containing protein 1 isoform X2 yields MSAHTQTVEKGQNTTLLCQESYVCSGTDEAIFECDECRSLQCQRCEEELHQPERLRNHERTRIRPGHVPYCDSCKGANGNIMHASMTGSRQIAAVRCQVCKINLCVECQKRTHAGGNRRKHPVTVYHAGKAQEQEEEEGMDEDTKRRKMTEKVVSFLLVDETEEIQVRNEEDFIKKLDCSPDQHLKVVSIFGNTGDGKSHTLNHTFFYGREVFKTSPAQESCTVGVWAAYDPVRKVVVIDTEGLLGATVNLSQRTRLLLKVLAISDLVIYRTRADRLHNDLFKFLGDASEAYLKHFTKELKATTARCGLDVPLSTLGPGVIIFHETVYTKLLGSDHPSEVPEKLIQDRFRKLSCFPEAFSSIHYKGTRTYNPPTDFSGLRRAVEQQLENNTTRSPRQPGVIYKALKALSDRFSGEIPDDQMAHSSFFPDEYFTCSSVCLSCGCGCKKSMNHAKEGVPHESKSRCRYSHQYDNRVYTCKACYERGMEVSVVPKTSASTDSPWLGLAKYAWSGYVIECPNCGVVYRSRQYWFGNQDPVNTVVRTEIEHVWPGTDGFLKDNNNAAQRLLDGMNFMAQSVSELSLGPTKAVTSWLTDQIAPAYWRPNSQILSCKKCNTPFKDNDTKHHCRACGEGFCDGCSSKTRPVPERGWGPAPVRVCDNCYDNRGIQLDVAELPSDEEGGTLIARKVGEAVQNTLGAVVTAMDIPLGWHLCYDTTVD; encoded by the exons ATGAGTGCTCACACGCAAACTGTGGAGAAAGGACAGAACACGACACTCCTGTGCCAGGAAAGCTATGTTTGCAGTGGGACAGATGAAGCAATCTTTGAGTGCGATGAGTGCAGGAGCCTGCAGTGCCAGCGTTGTGAAGAAGAGCTGCATCAGCCAGAAAGGTTGCGGAACCATGAACGGACCCGTATAAGACCTGGCCATGTCCCGTACTGTGACTCCTGCAAAGGTGCCAATGGGAACATAATGCATGCCAGTATGACAGGCTCaaggcagatagcagcagtgaggTGCCAGGTGTGCAAAATCAACCTCTGTGTGGAATGTCAGAAGAGAACACATGCTGGGGGGAACAGAAGGAAGCACCCTGTCACCGTTTACCATGCTGGCAAAGCCCAAGaacaggaagaagaggaggggaTGGATGAGGACACCAAGAGAAGGAAGATGACAGAGAAAGTTGTGAGCTTCCTCCTGGTGGATGAAACTGAGGAGATTCAG gTAAGAAACGAGGAAGACTTTATTAAGAAACTGGACTGCAGTCCTGACCAGCACCTGAAGGTAGTGTCCATCTTTGGGAACACAGGGGATGGAAAGTCTCACACCCTTAACCATACTTTCTTCTATGGCCGGGAAGTCTTCAAGACATCTCCTGCCCAGGAGTCTTGCACAGTTGGAGTCTGGGCAGCCTATGACCCTGTCCGCAAAGTGGTGGTCATTGATACAGAGGGCCTCCTGGGGGCCACTGTGAACCTGAGCCAGAGAACACGGCTGCTGCTGAAGGTCCTGGCCATCTCTGACCTTGTCATCTACCGCACTCGTGCTGACAGGCTCCACAATGACCTCTTCAAATTCCTTGGTGATGCCTCGGAGGCTTATTTAAAACACTTCACCAAGGAGCTAAAAGCTACCACAGCCCGCTGTGGCCTGGATGTTCCTCTGTCAACTTTGGGTCCTGGTGTCATCATCTTTCATGAGACTGTGTACACCAAGCTACTGGGCTCTG ATCATCCTTCTGAGGTTCCTGAGAAGCTCATTCAGGATCGGTTTCGGAAGCTAAGCTGTTTTCCTGAGGCTTTCAGCTCAATTCACTACAAGGGAACAAGGACATACAATCCTCCAACAGATTTCTCTGGGCTTAGGCgagctgtggagcagcagctggagaacaATACTACTCGGTCACCCAGACAGCCCGGGGTTATCTACAAAGCACTAAAA GCTCTAAGTGACCGGTTCAGTGGGGAAATCCCTGATGACCAGATGGCTCACAGCTCTTTCTTTCCAGATGAATATTTCACatgctcctctgtgtgcctcaGCTGTGG GTGTGGCTGTAAGAAGAGCATGAACCATGCAAAGGAAGGAGTCCCTCATGAATCCAAGAGTCGATGCAGATATTCTCACCAGTATGATAACAGAGTCTACACTTGCAAG GCCTGTTATGAACGAGGGATGGAGGTCAGCGTGGTGCCAAAAACCTCTGCTTCCACAGATTCCCCTTGGCTGGGCCTTGCCAAGTATGCCTGGTCAGG GTACGTGATCGAGTGCCCCAACTGTGGGGTGGTGTATCGCAGCCGGCAGTACTGGTTTGGCAACCAAGACCCTGTGAACACTGTAGTGAGGACAGAAATTGAGCATGTCTGGCCAGGG ACTGATGGATTTCTGAAAGACAACAACAATGCAGCCCAGCGTTTGTTGGATGGCATGAATTTCATGGCTCAATCAGTATCTGAACTTAGCCTGGGACCCACAAAAGCTGTGACCTCCTGGTTGACAGATCAGATTGCCCCAGCTTACTGGAGACCCAACTCTCAGATTCTG AGTTGTAAGAAGTGCAACACACCTTTCAAAGATAACGACACAAAGCATCACTGCCGGGCCTGTGGAGAGGGCTTCTGTGATGGCTGTTCTTCCAAGACCCGTCCGGTGCCTGAGCGGGGCTGGGGACCAGCACCAGTGCGCGTGTGTGACAACTGCTATGACAACAGGGGCATCCAGTTAG ATGTGGCTGAACTGCCTTCAGATGAGGAAGGAGGGACACTTATTGCCAGGAAGGTGGGGGAAGCTGTGCAAAACACGCTTGGAGCGGTGGTGACAGCCATGGACATTCCCTTAG GCTGGCACCTCTGCTATGATACCACTGTTGATTGA
- the ZFYVE1 gene encoding zinc finger FYVE domain-containing protein 1 isoform X1: MSAHTQTVEKGQNTTLLCQESYVCSGTDEAIFECDECRSLQCQRCEEELHQPERLRNHERTRIRPGHVPYCDSCKGANGNIMHASMTGSRQIAAVRCQVCKINLCVECQKRTHAGGNRRKHPVTVYHAGKAQEQEEEEGMDEDTKRRKMTEKVVSFLLVDETEEIQVRNEEDFIKKLDCSPDQHLKVVSIFGNTGDGKSHTLNHTFFYGREVFKTSPAQESCTVGVWAAYDPVRKVVVIDTEGLLGATVNLSQRTRLLLKVLAISDLVIYRTRADRLHNDLFKFLGDASEAYLKHFTKELKATTARCGLDVPLSTLGPGVIIFHETVYTKLLGSDHPSEVPEKLIQDRFRKLSCFPEAFSSIHYKGTRTYNPPTDFSGLRRAVEQQLENNTTRSPRQPGVIYKALKALSDRFSGEIPDDQMAHSSFFPDEYFTCSSVCLSCGCGCKKSMNHAKEGVPHESKSRCRYSHQYDNRVYTCKACYERGMEVSVVPKTSASTDSPWLGLAKYAWSGYVIECPNCGVVYRSRQYWFGNQDPVNTVVRTEIEHVWPGTDGFLKDNNNAAQRLLDGMNFMAQSVSELSLGPTKAVTSWLTDQIAPAYWRPNSQILSCKKCNTPFKDNDTKHHCRACGEGFCDGCSSKTRPVPERGWGPAPVRVCDNCYDNRGIQLDVAELPSDEEGGTLIARKVGEAVQNTLGAVVTAMDIPLGLVKDAARPAYWVPDHEILHCHNCRKEFSIKLSKHHCRACGQGFCDECSHDRRAVPSRGWDHPVRVCFNCNKKPGDL, from the exons ATGAGTGCTCACACGCAAACTGTGGAGAAAGGACAGAACACGACACTCCTGTGCCAGGAAAGCTATGTTTGCAGTGGGACAGATGAAGCAATCTTTGAGTGCGATGAGTGCAGGAGCCTGCAGTGCCAGCGTTGTGAAGAAGAGCTGCATCAGCCAGAAAGGTTGCGGAACCATGAACGGACCCGTATAAGACCTGGCCATGTCCCGTACTGTGACTCCTGCAAAGGTGCCAATGGGAACATAATGCATGCCAGTATGACAGGCTCaaggcagatagcagcagtgaggTGCCAGGTGTGCAAAATCAACCTCTGTGTGGAATGTCAGAAGAGAACACATGCTGGGGGGAACAGAAGGAAGCACCCTGTCACCGTTTACCATGCTGGCAAAGCCCAAGaacaggaagaagaggaggggaTGGATGAGGACACCAAGAGAAGGAAGATGACAGAGAAAGTTGTGAGCTTCCTCCTGGTGGATGAAACTGAGGAGATTCAG gTAAGAAACGAGGAAGACTTTATTAAGAAACTGGACTGCAGTCCTGACCAGCACCTGAAGGTAGTGTCCATCTTTGGGAACACAGGGGATGGAAAGTCTCACACCCTTAACCATACTTTCTTCTATGGCCGGGAAGTCTTCAAGACATCTCCTGCCCAGGAGTCTTGCACAGTTGGAGTCTGGGCAGCCTATGACCCTGTCCGCAAAGTGGTGGTCATTGATACAGAGGGCCTCCTGGGGGCCACTGTGAACCTGAGCCAGAGAACACGGCTGCTGCTGAAGGTCCTGGCCATCTCTGACCTTGTCATCTACCGCACTCGTGCTGACAGGCTCCACAATGACCTCTTCAAATTCCTTGGTGATGCCTCGGAGGCTTATTTAAAACACTTCACCAAGGAGCTAAAAGCTACCACAGCCCGCTGTGGCCTGGATGTTCCTCTGTCAACTTTGGGTCCTGGTGTCATCATCTTTCATGAGACTGTGTACACCAAGCTACTGGGCTCTG ATCATCCTTCTGAGGTTCCTGAGAAGCTCATTCAGGATCGGTTTCGGAAGCTAAGCTGTTTTCCTGAGGCTTTCAGCTCAATTCACTACAAGGGAACAAGGACATACAATCCTCCAACAGATTTCTCTGGGCTTAGGCgagctgtggagcagcagctggagaacaATACTACTCGGTCACCCAGACAGCCCGGGGTTATCTACAAAGCACTAAAA GCTCTAAGTGACCGGTTCAGTGGGGAAATCCCTGATGACCAGATGGCTCACAGCTCTTTCTTTCCAGATGAATATTTCACatgctcctctgtgtgcctcaGCTGTGG GTGTGGCTGTAAGAAGAGCATGAACCATGCAAAGGAAGGAGTCCCTCATGAATCCAAGAGTCGATGCAGATATTCTCACCAGTATGATAACAGAGTCTACACTTGCAAG GCCTGTTATGAACGAGGGATGGAGGTCAGCGTGGTGCCAAAAACCTCTGCTTCCACAGATTCCCCTTGGCTGGGCCTTGCCAAGTATGCCTGGTCAGG GTACGTGATCGAGTGCCCCAACTGTGGGGTGGTGTATCGCAGCCGGCAGTACTGGTTTGGCAACCAAGACCCTGTGAACACTGTAGTGAGGACAGAAATTGAGCATGTCTGGCCAGGG ACTGATGGATTTCTGAAAGACAACAACAATGCAGCCCAGCGTTTGTTGGATGGCATGAATTTCATGGCTCAATCAGTATCTGAACTTAGCCTGGGACCCACAAAAGCTGTGACCTCCTGGTTGACAGATCAGATTGCCCCAGCTTACTGGAGACCCAACTCTCAGATTCTG AGTTGTAAGAAGTGCAACACACCTTTCAAAGATAACGACACAAAGCATCACTGCCGGGCCTGTGGAGAGGGCTTCTGTGATGGCTGTTCTTCCAAGACCCGTCCGGTGCCTGAGCGGGGCTGGGGACCAGCACCAGTGCGCGTGTGTGACAACTGCTATGACAACAGGGGCATCCAGTTAG ATGTGGCTGAACTGCCTTCAGATGAGGAAGGAGGGACACTTATTGCCAGGAAGGTGGGGGAAGCTGTGCAAAACACGCTTGGAGCGGTGGTGACAGCCATGGACATTCCCTTAG GTCTGGTAAAAGATGCTGCCCGACCTGCATACTGGGTACCAGATCATGAAATCCTGCACTGCCACAATTGCCGGAAGGAATTCAGTATCAAACTCTCCAAACACCACTGCCGGGCCTGTGGCCAGGGATTCTGTGACGAGTGCTCACACGACCGCAGAGCGGTTCCCTCTCGCGGATGGGATCACCCAGTCCGAGTTTGCTTTAACTGCAATAAAAAGCCTGGTGACCTTTaa